A stretch of Megalobrama amblycephala isolate DHTTF-2021 linkage group LG14, ASM1881202v1, whole genome shotgun sequence DNA encodes these proteins:
- the vhll gene encoding von Hippel-Lindau-like protein: MIHHSSTMAEQEAPAPLKSLNSYDQTFISFINKSNRNAEAWWLNFSGIPVSYGDIKPGKSLQMNTYLTHPWIFRAPDGAKLLANLSEVYFPTQAQYKEYGHPRYQPVYVTAPVYSLQEYCARLIRSIVRKEDICKLEIPNGLRKDLSREPDLLRDIQILSAKRSVNGSD; encoded by the exons ATGATCCATCACAGCAGCACCATGGCTGAACAGGAAGCGCCCGCACCCCTGAAATCTCTCAACTCGTATgatcaaacatttatttcttttattaataaatccAACCGGAATGCCGAAGCATGGTGGTTAAACTTCTCGGGGATACCGGTGTCTTACGGCGACATAAAACCGGGGAAATCGCTTCAGATGAATACATATCTGA CTCATCCGTGGATCTTCAGAGCACCTGACGGAGCCAAACTGCTGGCTAACCTCAGTGAAGTGTACTTTCCAACTCAAGCGCAGTATAAAGAGTACGGACACCCGCGGTACCAGCCTGTGTATGTGACTGCACCAG TGTACTCATTACAAGAATACTGTGCACGGTTGATCCGGAGTATTGTAAGAAAAGAAGACATCTGCAAGCTGGAAATCCCCAACGGTTTGAGAAAGGACCTCAGTCGTGAACCCGATCTACTGAGAGACATTCAAATCTTATCTGCCAAGAGATCAGTAAATGGTTCAGACTGA